In the Mycolicibacterium thermoresistibile genome, one interval contains:
- a CDS encoding acyl-CoA dehydrogenase family protein produces the protein MRREVFTDDHEAFRELARDFIEKEVVPNYPDWEKAGRMPREAFELMGSLGMLGMAIPEQYGGAGIVDYRYNVVLQEEAARALVTLSTVRTQLDVILPYFLHYADEEQRARWFPGLAAGKLLTAIAMTEPGTGSDLAGVRTTAVRDGDDYILNGAKTFITGGIQADLVIVVARTSTDPDNRRRGLTLLVVEDGMPGFTRGRELEKMGCKVQDTAELSFTDVRVPVANRLGEEGEAFSYLGHNLAQERMTVAVGSVAQARSAIDTTIEYVKSRKAFGTPVASFQNTKFELAACSAEVEAAQAMLDRAVLDLVDGQLSGADAARVKLFCTEMQARVVDRCLQLFGGYGYMMEYPIARLYTDARVARIYAGTSEVMKVIIAKSLGL, from the coding sequence GTGCGCCGTGAAGTCTTCACCGACGACCACGAGGCGTTCCGGGAACTGGCCCGCGACTTCATCGAGAAGGAAGTCGTCCCGAACTACCCGGACTGGGAGAAGGCCGGACGGATGCCCCGCGAGGCGTTCGAGCTGATGGGGTCGTTGGGGATGCTCGGCATGGCGATCCCGGAGCAGTACGGCGGCGCGGGCATCGTCGACTACCGCTACAACGTGGTGCTGCAGGAGGAGGCGGCGCGGGCGCTGGTGACGTTGTCGACGGTGCGCACCCAGCTCGACGTGATCCTGCCGTACTTCCTACACTACGCCGATGAGGAACAGCGCGCCCGGTGGTTCCCGGGTCTGGCCGCGGGCAAGCTGCTGACCGCGATCGCGATGACCGAGCCCGGCACCGGCTCCGATCTGGCCGGGGTGCGCACCACCGCGGTGCGGGACGGCGACGACTACATCCTCAACGGCGCCAAGACGTTCATCACCGGCGGTATCCAGGCTGACCTGGTGATCGTGGTGGCCCGCACCTCCACCGACCCGGACAACCGCCGGCGCGGGCTGACCCTGCTCGTCGTCGAGGACGGGATGCCCGGATTCACCCGGGGCCGGGAACTGGAGAAGATGGGCTGCAAGGTCCAGGACACCGCCGAGCTGTCGTTCACCGACGTCCGGGTGCCGGTGGCCAACCGGCTGGGGGAGGAGGGGGAGGCGTTCAGCTACCTCGGCCACAACCTGGCCCAGGAACGTATGACGGTGGCGGTCGGCTCGGTGGCCCAGGCCCGGTCGGCGATCGACACGACGATCGAATATGTCAAGAGCCGCAAGGCGTTCGGCACCCCGGTCGCATCGTTCCAGAACACCAAGTTCGAACTCGCGGCCTGTTCGGCGGAGGTGGAGGCGGCCCAGGCCATGCTCGACCGCGCGGTGCTCGACCTCGTCGACGGGCAGTTGTCCGGCGCGGACGCGGCCCGGGTGAAGTTGTTCTGCACCGAGATGCAGGCCCGGGTGGTGGACCGCTGCCTGCAGCTGTTCGGCGGTTACGGCTACATGATGGAGTACCCGATCGCGCGGCTGTACACCGACGCCCGCGTCGCGCGGATCTACGCCGGCACCAGCGAGGTGATGAAGGTGATCATCGCCAAATCGCTGGGCCTGTGA
- a CDS encoding thiolase family protein — MRETVIVEAVRTAVGKRNGALADVHAADLSAVVLSELVERAGIDPELIDDVIWGCVSQVGDQSSNIGRYAVLAAGWPETIPGTTVNRACGSSQQALDFAVHAVMSGQQDVVVAGGVEVMSRVPLGAARATGMPYGPKVLERYDNFGFNQGISAELIAERWNLSRTRLDEYSAQSHERAAAAQSSGAFKDQIVPVFTDDAVVTEDEGIRRGTTVEKLATLKPAFTENGVIHAGNSSQISDGAAALLVMTAETAVTLGLTPIVRYRAGAVTGADPVLMLTGPIPATEKVLRKTGLNIDDIGVFEVNEAFAPVPLAWQAETGADPAKLNPLGGAIALGHPLGASGAVLMTRMVHHMRANGIRYGLQTMCEGGGTANATVVELLA, encoded by the coding sequence ATGCGTGAGACAGTGATCGTCGAAGCGGTGCGCACCGCGGTCGGCAAACGCAACGGCGCCCTGGCCGATGTGCACGCGGCCGACCTGTCCGCGGTGGTGCTCAGCGAACTGGTCGAGCGCGCCGGGATCGACCCGGAGCTGATCGACGACGTCATCTGGGGGTGTGTCTCGCAGGTCGGCGACCAGTCCAGCAACATCGGCCGGTATGCGGTGCTGGCGGCCGGCTGGCCGGAGACCATCCCCGGCACCACGGTCAACCGGGCCTGCGGATCCAGCCAGCAGGCGCTGGACTTCGCAGTGCACGCGGTGATGTCGGGACAACAGGATGTCGTGGTCGCCGGCGGGGTGGAGGTGATGAGCCGGGTACCGCTGGGCGCGGCCCGCGCCACCGGTATGCCCTACGGGCCCAAAGTGCTCGAACGCTACGACAACTTCGGGTTCAACCAGGGCATCTCCGCCGAGCTGATCGCTGAGCGGTGGAATCTCTCCCGCACCCGGCTCGACGAGTACTCCGCGCAGTCCCACGAGCGTGCGGCCGCTGCGCAGAGTAGCGGAGCCTTCAAGGATCAGATCGTCCCGGTGTTCACCGACGACGCGGTGGTGACCGAGGACGAGGGAATCCGCCGCGGCACCACCGTGGAGAAGCTGGCGACCCTCAAACCCGCGTTCACCGAGAACGGCGTCATCCACGCCGGCAACTCGTCACAGATCTCCGACGGCGCTGCCGCCCTGCTGGTGATGACCGCCGAAACCGCGGTCACTCTCGGTCTCACGCCGATCGTGCGGTATCGCGCCGGCGCGGTCACCGGCGCCGACCCGGTGCTGATGCTCACCGGGCCGATCCCGGCCACCGAGAAGGTGTTGCGCAAGACCGGCCTGAACATCGACGACATCGGCGTGTTCGAGGTCAACGAGGCCTTCGCCCCGGTGCCGCTGGCCTGGCAGGCCGAAACCGGGGCCGACCCCGCGAAACTCAATCCGCTGGGTGGTGCGATCGCGCTCGGCCATCCGCTGGGCGCCTCCGGGGCCGTGCTGATGACCCGCATGGTGCATCACATGCGCGCCAACGGAATTCGGTACGGTCTGCAGACCATGTGCGAGGGTGGCGGCACCGCCAACGCCACCGTGGTCGAACTCCTCGCCTGA
- a CDS encoding CaiB/BaiF CoA transferase family protein: MAESEHADPAPLAGITVVALEQAVSAPMCTRVLADFGARVIKVENPDGGDFARHYDDVVKGQAAHFVWANRGKESVTLNLKSEAGMAVLHRLLDEADVLVSNLAPGALARMGLAADDLKTSHPRVLPVQIDGYGAGGPISHKRAYDLLIQAESGACAVTGYPGMPAKPGPPVADISTGLYAALSVMALLYGRDRRDRATPGPVPAVAVSLFDTMTDIMGYQLTYTQHSGVDQQPLGMSSPAVAPYGAFRTRDGQTVVLGTTNDREWQRLARDIIERPDLADDPAYATNSDRVRHRDVLNEAIAAWCARHDLAHIQKTADDAGIGNSRYNLPSEVVAHPHLSARDRWRPVDTPNGQITALRPPPVIEGFEQPMGPVPGLGQHTDAVLSGLLGMTDDEIAALREQGAIGPAYN, from the coding sequence ATGGCTGAATCAGAACACGCCGATCCCGCTCCGCTGGCCGGCATCACGGTGGTTGCGCTCGAGCAGGCGGTGTCCGCGCCGATGTGCACCCGGGTGCTGGCCGACTTCGGAGCCCGGGTGATCAAGGTGGAGAATCCCGACGGCGGCGATTTCGCCCGCCATTACGACGACGTCGTCAAGGGGCAGGCAGCGCACTTCGTGTGGGCCAACCGCGGCAAGGAATCGGTCACGCTCAATCTCAAGTCCGAGGCGGGCATGGCCGTGTTGCACCGGCTGCTCGACGAGGCGGACGTGTTGGTGTCGAACCTGGCCCCGGGCGCGCTGGCCCGGATGGGTCTGGCCGCCGACGACCTCAAGACCTCCCACCCCCGGGTGCTGCCGGTGCAGATCGACGGATACGGCGCCGGCGGGCCGATCTCCCACAAACGCGCCTACGACCTGTTGATCCAGGCCGAATCCGGGGCGTGCGCGGTCACCGGATATCCGGGCATGCCCGCCAAACCCGGTCCGCCGGTGGCCGACATCTCGACCGGCCTGTACGCCGCACTGTCGGTCATGGCATTGCTCTACGGACGGGACCGCCGCGACCGGGCGACCCCCGGACCGGTGCCGGCCGTCGCGGTCAGCCTGTTCGACACGATGACCGACATCATGGGGTATCAGCTGACCTACACCCAGCACTCCGGCGTCGACCAGCAACCGCTCGGCATGAGCTCGCCGGCCGTCGCCCCCTACGGGGCGTTCCGCACCCGCGACGGGCAGACCGTGGTGCTGGGCACCACCAACGACCGGGAGTGGCAACGGTTGGCCCGCGACATCATCGAGCGGCCCGACCTGGCCGACGATCCGGCGTATGCCACCAACTCCGATCGGGTGCGCCACCGCGACGTCCTCAACGAGGCGATCGCCGCGTGGTGCGCCCGGCACGATCTCGCCCACATCCAGAAGACCGCCGACGACGCCGGAATCGGCAACTCGCGCTACAACCTGCCCAGCGAGGTGGTCGCCCACCCGCACCTGAGCGCCCGCGACCGGTGGCGGCCCGTCGACACCCCGAACGGTCAGATCACGGCGTTGCGCCCACCCCCGGTGATCGAGGGCTTCGAACAACCGATGGGCCCGGTGCCCGGTCTGGGCCAGCACACCGACGCGGTGCTCAGTGGCCTGCTGGGCATGACCGACGACGAGATCGCCGCGCTGCGCGAACAGGGCGCGATCGGTCCGGCCTACAACTAG
- a CDS encoding SDR family NAD(P)-dependent oxidoreductase, whose product MPSYFDLSGRSALVTGAAGGIGSAVAEALADAGAAVLVTDVDKDAAAAVADRITATGATAQPAALDVTDRAAAEAAAHQAAALADGELHIVINNAGVTAPAMFPKTTPESFRMLFDIHVMGAFNVTQAALPHIPTDGTGRIVNVTSAAGLTGTLGQVNYSAAKAGIIGFTKSLARELAGKNIMVNALAPLAATPMTETIRTNEKFAANMMNRIPLKRWAEPAEIAGAFVFMASDAASYITGQVLPVDGGMVM is encoded by the coding sequence ATGCCCAGCTACTTCGATCTGAGCGGACGTTCGGCACTGGTCACCGGCGCCGCCGGCGGTATCGGCTCGGCCGTCGCCGAGGCGCTCGCCGATGCCGGAGCGGCCGTGCTCGTCACCGACGTCGACAAGGACGCCGCGGCCGCGGTCGCCGACCGTATCACCGCGACGGGGGCGACGGCGCAACCGGCCGCGCTGGACGTCACCGACCGCGCCGCGGCGGAGGCGGCCGCCCACCAGGCGGCCGCGCTGGCCGACGGTGAGCTGCACATCGTGATCAACAACGCGGGCGTGACCGCGCCGGCGATGTTCCCCAAGACCACCCCGGAGTCGTTCCGGATGCTGTTCGACATCCACGTGATGGGCGCGTTCAACGTGACCCAGGCGGCACTGCCGCACATCCCGACCGACGGCACCGGCCGCATCGTCAACGTCACCTCCGCGGCCGGCCTCACCGGAACGCTGGGGCAGGTGAACTACTCGGCGGCCAAGGCCGGCATCATCGGGTTCACCAAGTCGTTGGCGCGTGAACTCGCCGGGAAGAACATCATGGTCAACGCGTTGGCGCCGCTCGCCGCGACCCCGATGACCGAGACCATCCGGACCAACGAGAAGTTCGCCGCGAACATGATGAACCGCATCCCGCTGAAGCGGTGGGCCGAGCCGGCCGAGATAGCCGGGGCGTTCGTGTTCATGGCCTCCGATGCGGCGTCGTACATCACCGGCCAGGTGCTGCCGGTCGACGGTGGCATGGTGATGTGA